One window from the genome of Phycisphaerales bacterium encodes:
- a CDS encoding NADH-quinone oxidoreductase subunit L, producing the protein MTMLSSQLPLSFSTMLAAADGPYLVSGDAPLWVALMPCLPLLGAALCLACACLNVKNKFPGYLTVGLLAGGFVTALMAFLGGQDNYGIATIFRWIHASIGADSDASIIANFAFYMDGLSMLWMLFVSGLATVIGLYSTEYVEHDKGLGYCRFFFAFNLFVFSMSTLVMADNLLLLFLGWEGVGLCSYLLIGYFYKKPEAVAAAKKAFIINRIGDLGLLMAIGATFVVFGTLEFDKLFDMVAQGIDGNGEAIGNTWVVVVIPLLLTAGAFGKSAQLFFYVWLPDAMEGPTPVSALIHAATMVTAGVYLIARMFPLYAADDAMIALTVVAWSGAITAFWAATIEFAQYDIKRIMGYSTISQLGFMFAGLGLLGTTGAVFHVFTHAFFKATLFLCCGAVMHGFGGQLSLRRLSGVMWMKGFGITGVCMLIGCLSLSGVPFTAGYFSKDMILAQAFATPGEMIGGAYFIGLLLLLTACMTAYYTFRVFFRVFVGPRHFEPGDDDHGDDHGDDHGHDAHAHHATEDEEPGDTLHTGFHPHAPGWAMNGAMAILAAGTILVASLYFVNKKEDHGWAGTMVKYSTAAYPSPGLSHGDKKGDADGAKPEESSAPAASATYGDEYGDDHGDAHAEAGTLLGQDPFKIMYYVSAGLGLLGILAAAWFHGPKGAWSLGLGNRVEPAKVRMDAVAARFGPIPRWAENKWYVDELYHIAIVKPLLVFSHVFHAFDKLVIDGLVDLMGSLPRWLGSMLRPSQDGVMHGYATGMVAGSAVLLALVVLVALL; encoded by the coding sequence ATGACCATGCTCTCGAGCCAACTGCCCTTGTCCTTCTCGACGATGCTGGCCGCGGCCGACGGGCCCTACCTCGTCAGCGGCGACGCACCTCTGTGGGTGGCGCTCATGCCGTGCCTGCCGCTGCTGGGCGCCGCGCTGTGCCTGGCCTGCGCCTGCTTGAACGTCAAGAACAAGTTCCCCGGCTATCTGACGGTGGGGCTTCTGGCCGGCGGCTTCGTCACGGCCTTGATGGCGTTCCTGGGCGGCCAGGACAACTACGGCATCGCCACGATCTTCCGCTGGATCCACGCCAGCATTGGCGCCGACAGCGACGCCAGCATCATTGCCAACTTTGCGTTCTACATGGACGGCCTGTCCATGCTCTGGATGCTGTTCGTGAGCGGGCTGGCGACGGTGATCGGGCTGTACTCGACTGAGTACGTCGAGCACGACAAGGGCCTGGGCTACTGCCGGTTCTTCTTCGCGTTCAACCTGTTCGTGTTCAGCATGTCGACGCTGGTGATGGCCGACAACCTGCTGCTGCTCTTCCTTGGTTGGGAGGGCGTGGGCCTGTGCAGCTACCTGCTCATCGGCTACTTCTACAAGAAGCCCGAGGCGGTGGCGGCCGCCAAGAAGGCCTTCATCATCAACCGCATCGGCGACCTCGGCCTTCTGATGGCCATCGGCGCGACGTTCGTCGTCTTCGGCACGCTCGAGTTCGACAAGCTGTTCGACATGGTCGCCCAGGGCATCGACGGCAACGGCGAGGCAATCGGGAACACCTGGGTGGTGGTGGTCATCCCGCTGCTGCTGACCGCGGGCGCCTTCGGCAAGAGCGCCCAGCTCTTTTTCTACGTCTGGCTGCCCGACGCGATGGAGGGCCCGACCCCGGTGTCGGCCCTGATCCACGCGGCGACGATGGTCACCGCGGGCGTGTACCTCATCGCCCGCATGTTCCCGCTGTACGCCGCCGACGATGCGATGATCGCGCTGACGGTGGTGGCCTGGAGCGGCGCCATCACGGCATTCTGGGCGGCGACCATCGAGTTCGCCCAGTACGACATCAAGCGGATCATGGGCTACAGCACGATCAGCCAGCTGGGCTTCATGTTCGCCGGGCTGGGCCTGCTGGGCACGACCGGCGCCGTCTTCCACGTGTTCACCCACGCGTTCTTCAAGGCCACGCTCTTCTTGTGCTGCGGCGCCGTCATGCACGGCTTTGGCGGCCAGCTCAGCCTCCGCCGCCTGAGCGGCGTGATGTGGATGAAGGGCTTCGGCATCACGGGCGTGTGCATGCTCATCGGCTGCCTGAGCCTGAGCGGCGTGCCCTTCACCGCCGGGTACTTCTCGAAGGACATGATCCTGGCCCAGGCGTTCGCGACGCCGGGCGAGATGATCGGCGGCGCATACTTCATCGGCCTGCTGCTGCTGCTGACGGCCTGCATGACGGCGTACTACACGTTCCGCGTGTTCTTCCGCGTGTTCGTCGGGCCCCGGCACTTCGAGCCGGGTGATGACGATCACGGCGACGATCATGGAGATGATCACGGGCACGACGCCCACGCTCACCACGCGACCGAAGACGAAGAGCCCGGCGACACCCTGCACACCGGCTTCCACCCGCACGCACCCGGCTGGGCCATGAACGGCGCGATGGCCATCCTGGCCGCGGGCACGATCCTGGTGGCCAGCTTGTACTTCGTGAACAAGAAGGAAGACCACGGCTGGGCCGGCACGATGGTCAAGTACTCGACGGCGGCGTATCCCTCGCCCGGCCTGTCGCATGGCGACAAGAAGGGCGACGCCGACGGTGCGAAGCCAGAAGAGTCGTCGGCGCCCGCCGCGAGCGCGACGTACGGCGACGAGTACGGCGATGATCACGGTGATGCTCATGCCGAGGCGGGCACGCTGCTCGGCCAAGACCCCTTCAAGATCATGTACTACGTGTCGGCCGGGCTCGGACTGCTCGGCATCCTGGCCGCGGCATGGTTCCACGGCCCCAAGGGCGCGTGGAGCCTGGGTCTCGGCAACCGCGTGGAGCCCGCCAAGGTGCGCATGGACGCGGTCGCCGCCCGGTTCGGGCCGATCCCCAGGTGGGCGGAAAACAAGTGGTACGTCGACGAGTTGTACCACATCGCGATCGTCAAGCCGCTTCTGGTGTTCAGCCACGTGTTCCACGCGTTCGATAAGCTCGTGATCGATGGACTGGTCGATCTCATGGGCTCGCTTCCGAGGTGGCTGGGCTCGATGCTGCGTCCGTCGCAGGACGGCGTGATGCACGGCTATGCGACCGGCATGGTGGCCGGGTCGGCCGTTCTGCTGGCACTCGTGGTCCTGGTGGCGTTGCTGTGA
- a CDS encoding NADH-quinone oxidoreductase subunit J, with translation MIVHPVLLFVALATCGAGVALSVPRRRFQASLIGGIIAATGVGILIVALGAASLAGEGPLPNPAFHVLAVIALGSCLQVITHRRPVYAALYFILSILATAGLYILLAAEFMAFALVIIYAGAILITYLFVIMLASQSQMEGQEEGMADYDAVGRGPITATIASFALLATLTAMLFTGVNQVSPQTEAEAAQAQIAVLERLPGKIEKDLVRADLIERGDRVTGITEDGGSAVVETAGGGTRQVALPDSVVPTNTEGLAFNLLGDYPGTIEIAGVILLMAMLGAVVLARKFAQIDEEAKAAAAAALADGNADGGQPHA, from the coding sequence ATGATCGTTCATCCCGTGCTGCTGTTCGTCGCACTGGCCACCTGCGGCGCCGGCGTGGCGCTCTCGGTGCCCCGGCGACGGTTCCAGGCCAGCCTGATCGGCGGCATCATCGCCGCGACGGGCGTGGGCATCCTGATCGTGGCCCTTGGGGCGGCGTCGCTGGCGGGCGAGGGGCCTCTGCCCAACCCGGCCTTCCACGTGCTGGCGGTCATCGCGCTCGGCTCGTGCCTGCAGGTCATCACGCACCGGCGGCCCGTGTACGCGGCGCTCTACTTCATCCTCAGCATCCTCGCGACGGCCGGGCTGTACATCCTGCTCGCGGCCGAGTTCATGGCGTTCGCGCTGGTCATCATCTACGCCGGCGCAATCCTGATTACCTACCTCTTCGTCATCATGCTGGCCAGCCAGAGCCAGATGGAAGGACAGGAAGAGGGCATGGCCGACTACGACGCGGTCGGCCGCGGGCCAATCACCGCGACGATCGCCAGCTTCGCCCTGCTGGCCACGCTGACGGCCATGCTCTTCACCGGCGTGAATCAGGTCTCGCCGCAGACCGAGGCAGAGGCCGCCCAGGCCCAGATCGCCGTGCTCGAGCGGCTGCCTGGCAAGATCGAGAAGGACCTCGTCCGGGCCGACCTGATCGAGCGCGGCGATCGCGTGACGGGCATCACGGAAGACGGCGGCAGCGCCGTGGTCGAGACGGCGGGCGGCGGCACGCGGCAGGTGGCCCTTCCCGACTCGGTCGTCCCGACGAACACCGAGGGCCTGGCCTTCAACCTGCTTGGCGACTATCCCGGCACGATCGAGATCGCCGGCGTGATCCTGCTGATGGCCATGCTGGGCGCCGTCGTGCTCGCGCGCAAGTTCGCGCAGATCGACGAAGAAGCCAAGGCGGCCGCTGCGGCGGCGCTGGCCGACGGCAACGCCGATGGGGGGCAGCCGCATGCTTGA
- a CDS encoding phosphatidylglycerophosphatase A, which produces MITKPDGNLRWVTFFGLGHMRPFPGTWGSLPPVLLAILLVLALPAEAHRMSVRLVMLPIAIAFTLSCVLLGDKAEARFGRKDPSQVVSDEVAGMALCLALMPVPGNDLLSIGTLLLAFIYFRALDIVKPWPANRLQAVPGGWGVVLDDLMAGFQAALLLWFAFLIAQI; this is translated from the coding sequence GTGATCACCAAACCCGACGGCAACCTGCGATGGGTCACCTTCTTCGGCCTGGGCCACATGCGGCCCTTCCCCGGCACGTGGGGCTCGCTGCCGCCGGTGCTGCTGGCGATCCTGCTGGTGCTCGCCCTGCCCGCCGAAGCCCACAGGATGTCCGTCCGCCTGGTGATGCTGCCGATCGCCATCGCGTTCACCCTGTCCTGCGTGCTGCTCGGAGACAAGGCCGAGGCTCGCTTCGGCCGCAAGGACCCCAGCCAGGTCGTGTCGGACGAAGTCGCCGGTATGGCGCTGTGCCTGGCGCTCATGCCGGTCCCGGGCAATGACCTGCTGAGCATCGGCACGCTGCTGCTGGCGTTCATCTACTTCAGGGCGCTGGACATCGTCAAGCCCTGGCCGGCGAACCGGTTGCAGGCCGTGCCGGGCGGCTGGGGCGTCGTGCTCGACGACCTGATGGCCGGCTTCCAGGCCGCGTTGCTGCTGTGGTTCGCGTTCTTGATTGCGCAGATCTGA
- a CDS encoding NADH-quinone oxidoreductase subunit M has protein sequence MSLLYLLILIPLLAAGAIAFTPSRNARAIAAIGSLVPIGPMLVALWKFDWSRGGDLQFVGSYDWIADMGLRVGVGVDSVSLLLIALTVLLGPICVFGSFSAVKDNPKVFYGWLTGLQAAMVGVFAATDLLVFYVCFEFTLLPLYVLINLYGSSNRKRAATKFFLYTFTGSIIALAGLVYVVFHHRSLEGVWTFDIPTLATTAMQMPVEAQALVLLALMLGFAVKVPLFPVHTWLPLAHTEAPTAGSVILAGVLLKLGTYGIYRFALGFVPEAVIAYAPLIAVLSIIGIIYAGLICWVQKDVKKLVAYSSVSHLGFCVLGLVALNNIGLTGSVLYMINHGLSTGALFLCIGMVYERFHTRSMDELGGLASTMPIWSSFMVFFVMASVGLPGLNGFVSEFMCIIGTFQSSPAWVLEGREGAAGGSLGPWFAFAAGFGVIVAAMYLLYMTGRVVWGTAKQPAGHDDEHSELPTDLNVREISLLTVLAVGCLALGVYPTPVIEAIEPSVERTLEPYQDLLQIRAEELGIRVDADDTLLTEPPADEPSDSQEGGQ, from the coding sequence GTGAGCTTGCTCTACCTGCTCATCCTGATTCCCCTGCTGGCCGCGGGTGCGATCGCGTTTACTCCTTCGCGGAACGCACGCGCCATCGCGGCGATCGGCTCGCTCGTTCCGATCGGGCCGATGCTGGTGGCGCTCTGGAAGTTCGATTGGAGCCGGGGTGGCGACCTGCAGTTCGTGGGCAGCTACGACTGGATCGCCGACATGGGCCTTCGCGTGGGCGTGGGCGTCGACAGCGTCTCGCTGCTGCTCATTGCGCTGACCGTGCTGCTCGGGCCGATCTGCGTCTTCGGCAGCTTTTCGGCGGTGAAGGACAATCCCAAGGTCTTCTACGGCTGGCTGACCGGCCTCCAGGCGGCGATGGTGGGCGTGTTCGCCGCCACCGACCTGCTGGTTTTCTACGTGTGCTTCGAGTTCACGCTGCTGCCGCTGTACGTCCTGATCAACCTCTACGGCTCGAGCAACCGCAAGCGGGCGGCGACGAAGTTCTTCCTGTACACGTTCACGGGCTCCATCATCGCGCTGGCGGGCCTCGTCTACGTCGTCTTCCACCACCGCAGCCTCGAGGGCGTGTGGACGTTCGACATTCCCACGCTCGCCACGACGGCGATGCAGATGCCCGTCGAGGCCCAGGCCCTGGTGCTGCTGGCGCTCATGCTTGGCTTCGCCGTCAAGGTGCCGCTGTTCCCGGTGCATACGTGGCTGCCGCTGGCGCACACCGAGGCGCCGACGGCCGGATCGGTCATCCTGGCCGGCGTGCTACTGAAGCTGGGTACGTACGGCATCTATCGATTCGCACTCGGCTTCGTGCCCGAGGCGGTCATCGCCTACGCCCCGCTCATCGCGGTGCTCAGCATCATCGGCATCATCTACGCTGGCTTGATCTGCTGGGTGCAGAAGGACGTCAAGAAGCTCGTGGCCTACTCGTCGGTGAGCCACCTGGGCTTCTGCGTGCTCGGGCTCGTCGCGCTGAACAACATCGGGCTCACCGGCTCGGTGCTCTACATGATCAACCACGGCCTGTCGACCGGGGCGCTCTTCCTGTGCATCGGCATGGTCTACGAGCGATTCCATACCCGCTCGATGGACGAGCTGGGCGGCCTGGCGAGCACGATGCCCATCTGGTCGTCGTTCATGGTGTTCTTCGTCATGGCGTCGGTCGGTCTGCCCGGGCTCAACGGCTTCGTCAGCGAGTTCATGTGCATCATCGGCACGTTCCAGAGCTCGCCCGCCTGGGTGCTCGAAGGACGTGAGGGCGCCGCCGGCGGCTCGCTCGGCCCGTGGTTCGCTTTCGCGGCGGGCTTCGGCGTCATCGTCGCGGCCATGTACCTGCTCTACATGACCGGCCGCGTCGTGTGGGGCACGGCCAAGCAGCCCGCGGGCCACGACGACGAGCACTCCGAGCTGCCCACGGACCTGAACGTCCGCGAGATCAGCCTCCTGACGGTGCTCGCGGTCGGCTGCCTGGCCCTGGGCGTCTATCCGACGCCGGTGATCGAGGCCATCGAGCCGTCGGTCGAGCGGACGCTCGAGCCATACCAGGATCTGCTGCAGATCCGGGCCGAGGAATTGGGCATCCGCGTTGACGCGGACGACACGCTCCTGACCGAGCCCCCCGCCGACGAACCGTCCGACTCGCAAGAAGGGGGGCAGTGA
- the odhB gene encoding 2-oxoglutarate dehydrogenase complex dihydrolipoyllysine-residue succinyltransferase: MATKIVIPEVGESITSGVIAAWSVADGEYVERDQTVLELETDKITMEVPAPAAGVIKHGAAEGDEVEVGSSVGEIDESAEKPGGGSGEKKAESSASSHEQQPEKQAETKSSTGKGEKRQASDGAGETGGSTTATQEKAAETERVPQARVDRGQPGQATPLAEKVAGAHGVDLGSIKGTGAGGRIREQDVLAYLQSAPQGNGATSNGSSNGSATARGVHRDKMTPLRQRVANRLVEAQHTAAMLTTFNEVDMTAVMDLRKQYKEDFEKKHGVGLGFMSFFVKAVVQGLKAFPLVNGFIAEDDSGKPVIQTHDYCDVAIAVASPKGLVVPVLRNAEQLSFAQIESGIKELAVKARDGKLTIDEMTGGTFTITNGGVFGSLMSTPILNPPQSAILGMHTIKKRAVEDPNNPGSIALRPMMYLAVSYDHRIIDGAEAVQFLVTIKNCIENPERILMDV; encoded by the coding sequence ATGGCAACCAAGATCGTGATTCCGGAGGTCGGCGAGTCCATCACCAGCGGCGTGATCGCCGCGTGGAGCGTGGCCGACGGCGAGTACGTCGAGCGCGACCAGACGGTGCTCGAGCTCGAGACCGACAAGATCACGATGGAGGTCCCCGCGCCCGCCGCCGGCGTCATCAAGCACGGCGCTGCCGAGGGCGACGAGGTCGAGGTGGGCTCGTCGGTCGGCGAGATCGACGAGTCGGCCGAGAAGCCCGGTGGTGGATCGGGCGAGAAGAAGGCCGAGTCGTCGGCGTCTTCGCACGAGCAGCAGCCCGAGAAGCAGGCCGAAACCAAGTCGAGTACCGGTAAGGGCGAGAAGCGGCAAGCGTCTGACGGCGCCGGCGAAACTGGAGGCTCAACGACCGCGACGCAAGAGAAAGCCGCGGAGACCGAGCGCGTGCCGCAGGCACGGGTCGATCGCGGCCAGCCGGGACAGGCCACGCCGCTGGCCGAGAAGGTTGCTGGCGCCCACGGCGTCGATCTCGGTTCGATCAAGGGCACCGGCGCGGGCGGGCGCATCCGCGAGCAGGACGTGCTGGCGTACCTCCAGTCTGCTCCGCAGGGCAACGGTGCGACGAGCAATGGCTCGTCAAACGGCAGCGCTACCGCGCGAGGCGTGCACCGCGACAAGATGACGCCGCTGCGCCAGCGCGTAGCCAACCGGCTCGTCGAGGCCCAGCACACGGCGGCCATGCTCACGACCTTCAACGAGGTCGACATGACCGCCGTCATGGACCTGCGCAAGCAGTACAAGGAAGACTTCGAGAAGAAGCACGGCGTGGGCCTTGGCTTCATGTCGTTCTTCGTAAAGGCCGTGGTGCAGGGCCTCAAGGCCTTCCCGCTGGTCAACGGCTTCATCGCCGAGGACGACAGCGGCAAGCCCGTGATCCAGACGCACGACTACTGCGACGTGGCGATCGCGGTCGCCAGCCCGAAGGGTCTTGTGGTCCCGGTGCTTCGCAACGCCGAGCAGCTCTCGTTCGCCCAGATCGAGAGCGGCATCAAGGAGCTTGCCGTCAAGGCCCGCGACGGCAAGCTCACGATCGATGAGATGACCGGCGGCACCTTCACCATCACCAACGGCGGCGTCTTCGGCAGCCTCATGAGCACGCCCATCCTGAATCCGCCGCAGTCGGCCATCCTGGGCATGCACACGATCAAGAAGCGTGCGGTCGAGGACCCAAACAACCCGGGCAGCATCGCGCTGCGGCCCATGATGTACCTGGCGGTCAGCTACGACCACCGCATCATCGACGGGGCCGAAGCCGTGCAATTCCTGGTGACGATCAAGAACTGCATCGAGAACCCCGAGCGGATCTTGATGGACGTGTGA
- the nuoK gene encoding NADH-quinone oxidoreductase subunit NuoK, translating into MLEVLAPVQLLAQSAFPQAMGEGVLAHYLFVSVAMFTLGLVGFLTRRNLIIMFLCTEMMFQAAGIALIAFSRFHLNYDGQTFVIFVLTVAAAEAALALALVVFLFRKRDSLSAEAWTELKG; encoded by the coding sequence ATGCTTGAGGTGCTCGCCCCCGTGCAGTTGCTCGCGCAGTCTGCGTTCCCCCAGGCGATGGGCGAGGGCGTGCTCGCGCACTACCTGTTCGTATCGGTTGCCATGTTCACGCTCGGGCTGGTCGGCTTCCTGACCCGCCGGAACCTGATCATCATGTTCCTGTGCACGGAGATGATGTTCCAGGCCGCGGGCATCGCCTTGATCGCCTTCAGCCGGTTCCACCTGAACTACGACGGCCAGACGTTCGTGATCTTCGTGCTCACGGTGGCGGCGGCCGAGGCAGCACTGGCGCTCGCGCTGGTGGTGTTCCTCTTCCGCAAGCGTGACTCGCTGAGCGCCGAGGCGTGGACGGAGCTCAAGGGATGA
- the pgsA gene encoding CDP-diacylglycerol--glycerol-3-phosphate 3-phosphatidyltransferase yields the protein MPAADWKRHVPNALTIARLAMAAALVALLALLPPLEGRTGPQPAILAAAVLFVLAAITDALDGYLARKWQAISVFGRIMDPFADKLLVLGAVVMLATPQFQIGSEGGTTMAAGFTGWMAVVILGRELLVTSIRGVFESRGVDFSASASGKAKMIAQSVAIPACLLAAGVWASDPPAWAAWFATLAAWGTTLVTAASAVPYVQRALRTSGSQPIQEHP from the coding sequence GTGCCGGCCGCCGACTGGAAGCGACACGTTCCCAACGCCCTGACCATCGCCCGCCTGGCGATGGCGGCGGCGCTGGTCGCGCTGCTCGCGCTCCTGCCGCCACTCGAAGGCCGGACCGGGCCGCAACCGGCGATCCTCGCCGCGGCGGTACTCTTCGTGCTGGCCGCCATCACCGACGCCCTCGACGGCTACCTGGCGCGCAAGTGGCAGGCCATCAGCGTCTTCGGCCGCATCATGGACCCCTTCGCCGACAAGCTGCTGGTCCTGGGGGCCGTCGTCATGCTGGCGACTCCGCAGTTCCAGATCGGCTCCGAGGGCGGCACAACGATGGCGGCGGGCTTCACGGGCTGGATGGCCGTCGTCATCCTGGGCCGCGAGCTGCTCGTGACCTCGATCCGCGGTGTGTTCGAGTCCCGGGGCGTCGATTTCTCCGCCTCGGCCTCGGGCAAGGCCAAGATGATCGCCCAGAGCGTGGCCATCCCCGCGTGCCTGCTCGCCGCCGGCGTCTGGGCCAGCGATCCGCCCGCGTGGGCAGCCTGGTTCGCCACGCTGGCCGCATGGGGCACTACCCTCGTGACCGCGGCCTCGGCCGTCCCCTACGTCCAACGGGCCCTGCGCACCAGCGGGTCCCAACCGATACAGGAACACCCGTGA